The nucleotide sequence TGTACACCAAACGAAGCAGGAGTCAGCTTAGAAGCCATTCGTGCATTTGCCGGTAAAATCCCTATCTTTGGCGTGTGCTTGGGGCAACAGTCCATCGCCCAAGTATTTGGGGGAGAAGTGGTTCAGGCGGATCGGCTCATGCATGGGAAGACGTCGCCTATGGTCCACGACGGCCGCACGATTTTTGAAGGCTTGCCTAATCCCTTTCCAGCTACCCGTTATCATTCGTTAATTGTGCGTAGAGAGACATTGCCAAGTTGTTTTGAAGTTTCTGCCTGGACAGAAGAAGGAGAGATTATGGCTATCCGTCATAGAGAGCTGCCCATCGAAGGGGTACAATTTCATCCGGAGTCCATTATGACTTATGGCGGGAAAGAAATGCTGCAGAGTTTCATTCGCTATTATCGAAAAGTAAGGATGAAGGTATAAGGTGTTTATTTATATCAATGGAGAAATTGTATCAAAGGAACAAGCTGCCATCTCACCTTTTGATCATGGTTTCTTATATGGGCTTGGTGTATTCGAAACCTTTCGAATATATAATGGTCATCCTTTTTTACTCGATGATCATCTGGAGCGTCTGAACCGCAGCTTGCACGCATTAATGATTGAGAAAGAATTTAACCGTACAGAAACGACAGAGCTTCTCCAGCAATTATCACAGGTGAATGGATGGAGACATTCTTATATTCGTTTTAATGTTTCAGCGGGGAACGGTGAAATCGGCTTGCAGACAGCCGCTTATGAAGCACCTAATGTAATTGTTTTTCAAAAACCGCTTCAACCGCCTGAT is from Bacillus sp. PK3_68 and encodes:
- the pabA gene encoding aminodeoxychorismate/anthranilate synthase component II, producing the protein MILMIDNYDSFTYNLVQYLGELGEELVVKRNDEITIEEIGKLNPDFLMISPGPCTPNEAGVSLEAIRAFAGKIPIFGVCLGQQSIAQVFGGEVVQADRLMHGKTSPMVHDGRTIFEGLPNPFPATRYHSLIVRRETLPSCFEVSAWTEEGEIMAIRHRELPIEGVQFHPESIMTYGGKEMLQSFIRYYRKVRMKV